The Vitis vinifera cultivar Pinot Noir 40024 chromosome 1, ASM3070453v1 DNA segment ATGTGCCTTTTAAGGTTCAATCTATGTAGGGTCAATCTTGTTTTCACATGATAATGGTCTATATTGGACCCTAACTTTACGATCCACCAAAAAAGTAAATCAGGTATGACCCCTTGATGCAGCTTTGTGGCAGAATGGGGCCTTacatattttttcccttttgtacCTTTGTCACTGTGAATCTGTGACCAAGCTCACTAGCTCAGAGGACTCCACTAAAAGAAATggtcaaaaaagaaaatatattatcttgTGTGCTTTATTTCATTAATCCCAGTTCTTAAAATAGTGCAAGGACCTCACCTATGAAGAAGGTTACTGTGTGTGATTCCTTCCTCTGATGGGGTTTGAGGTATTTCATGGTCTTTCTTTTATCTTCCTCAGCAAAGTGTTTGGTAAAGAGCTCCTCAACCTCATCCTCTAACTTCATTACCTGTAATTTCTGAGACAAGTTAGCAGGACTTCAATGCAAGTGTGAGACAAGCATATCTAAGTCAGATCCATTTAAATCTAAGGCCAACCCTTGTGCAGAAATGCACTTTTAGAGTCGATCACCACTTGAAGTTGTCTCCGAATAATCCGAAGTGTGGCAAACATCCCCCAATAGCAATTACCATTATGTTGTATAACATAGCTAGGCGTGACAGATTCTACATGTTTTACTTGGTTGGTTGGCTTAGTAATTTACCTTGTCTGAGCTGTTGAAATAGGAGCTTTCAACTACTTTTAGATAAATGGGAAGAACTTGTTTTCCTGTGAcctgaaaaaaacaaaaaaaattcctttttatttacagatacaaacaaaaaaaaagcaacttttGAATACACAAAGTCATCAATTATTTACCTTGTCAAACTTCTTCAAGATCTTTACAAAAGCTAGCATGTTCAAGTTCCTAAAAACATATTCATTGCAGACCGCACATAAGATTATCGCTCATactaaagattaaaaaaatgtaacagCTTTTGATATGTCACCTGTAGGTTTTTAGATAACCCAACCCTTTGTAAAGCTCAATGAAAGCTCCTTTAATCATCTTCTCTGCATGATGAAGCTTTGTTTTGTTGATGTTTAGTTTACTTCCTTCTGGACCACATTTCCTTGAGGACTGATTCACCAAATCTCCCCAAACTAAGTAACTGATTGCTGATAAGGTACGAGAAGGTGTTGTCAGGGGAATGTTGATCCTTAAGTTCTTCCCCTGGCAATTGAAAACACGGCCAGAGAGAGTCCTCAGTTTCCCATCCTCTCTTTTCATTCTCATTGATTTCCCCATCTCATCCGACTTTAGGGAGTCTGAGAATTGCACATCATTGCTCTCAAACTCATCCGCAGTGTTGTCTTGGGCTGGCTCTTGCTCTGTTTTGTCCTTAATGGACTCTTCCTCTGTAACCAGCCATAAGACACAAGTGGCAGCTAGTTTAGTAAAATTCATGGAATTTTTAATGTAACATTTGATTCTTTTTATACTATTCTCTCTCATGTACTACAAAACTAATTAATCCATCCAGAGCAAAGTGAATCTGGAGCCTTAGAGGACTAGTCTGTTGCACATTTGCTTAGTACTTGTGTTCAAGAACATGGAATCCATCAGTACCCCAGACAAGAGAGCAGAGAGCAGAGAGCAGAGAGCAGATACTATTAAGATGGATGTATGGATGGATAATGGAGAGGAGAAGAGAACATGTGTGATATATAGAttgtaagaaataaaattttttttagggtaGATCAAAGAAAGTGCtgatgaaatgaaacaaattgaGACAAAAGAAACCCCTTAAAGATGGAGCTAACAGAAGGTGGTATGCATTCCATTTCTTACTGCAAATGTGTTTGAAATAGAGAAAGGAGGTTATAGTTATGTACCACATGAAATGGTGCAGGAAATAGAGGCATCCTCCTTCGGGTCCTGGGCAGTGGATCCTTTGTTACGCTGTCGCTTCAGTGCAGATTTGAGCTCAATGAGAATCTCCATCTGCTCCTTCAAGGACTCTCCCCTCTCGAGGAACTCCTTCTCCTTTGTTCTGTAAAACTGATTCACTTTGTTAAGTTGCATATCCAAACATGCAAAAAACTCATTTGCAGCATCAGTATCCGCAATTTGCTCAAGCAATTCAGTCTCATAAAGGTCCCCTTTACTAGCTGATGACGCGAGTTTCTTGTGAACCTGATCAACACAGTGAATTCACATGAAACCATATCTATATCAACAAAAACTACTGAAACTAAAAGCATATATACATATGTGGAGGGGGGTTGTTGTGGAGACAGAGAAGGAGAGATAAGGAGAGGGACAGTACTTGAATGACCCCATGGTCTTTACGTTCATGGCCAAATAAAGAGAACCTCCTTATAGAGGAGAAGAGGGTTTTGGGCAAAGAGTACTGTTGGTTGGCGGTGGGAATGTTGTTAGTGGCGGTGCTAAGAAGATGGATTTTCTTGATGTCCTTCTTGAGTTGCCAGTAATCAACAAAGGCCTCTTTCCATTCAGGAACAAGCTGACCCTCAAACTGCTTAGAGAACTTCACCATCTTTCTCTCTATTTGGCTTTCCCAGAGAGAGATGAAATTCTAGCCAGATGATGTGTGAAGGGGCTTGTGAGTGTTTCAATGGTAGCCCATCATCCCTTCTTTTATGGTCATCGAAAATAAGTGACTGATGTGCATGATGCTCGACAGCACATTCTAAAATATCCTATGCTCTCTCCACTTGGAAGGTATACATCTTGAGTGGCAAGGTTCGCCGTAGAATGACCCAACCGCCGTCCGGTGATGACTCCTCAGCCAACATGTTCTCTTCAAATGTTGAAAAAGTGGAATTGTAAAAGTTGATGGATGTGGGACACAACCCagttcaaaaatatatatatatatgagaaaggATCAATGGTCATTTGGGGGCATAACATCTTGGATAACTGCCCTGCAATATCTTACTTGTAAGCCAGGAACTGCTCCTTTGTAAAAAAGGGAAAACCCCATTGGCTGAACCATGTCCAAGCACACAAAAGTGACCTCTAATTTGACCAGCTTGGTTTCCACTAGATTTGGGATAACTAAAAGTTCTCAATTATGTTTCATTCCCACTTTCACTAATCAATCCTTTTTGTTTATAATGTAAATTAAAGGCAAAATACGATATGTTTGGCTTGTATAAGATCATCAACCACCATCAAATATATCATGGCAGAAACTATTTACTGGGGTTGCCCATATTCCAAAACTGCTTAAACAGAGGACGGTAGAAGATTGAATTGACAGCATTCCCCATTTCATTAGAGTGGAATGATGAGGGAATATATTAGGTAAATCATCGTCAGATTCCTTATTTCATAGTCTCCAGTAATTAGGATTTTCCCCATGATATGACACTAAGATAACTGGATAAGCGGTTTTCAGACAAGTAAATTAGGCATAATTAGGCTGCTAGTAGTACCAGTAGCAGAAGTTATTTCAGTGAAAAGGTTCCTTCCCAAATTCTATTATTCCCTTGTTCCTATGCCACATTCCACCCAACTTGTCAACATGAAACCTTccactaaaacaacaaaattcaaaatccaaaatCCGCAACCGTTGTTCTGTCTCCTCCTGTATCATCTCTctccttcaattttttcttccCACACATAGATTGCAACATCAGCATGATGATTGTGGAAAATTGACAGCGTCCCTCTTAGTGGCTGACTCAAAGATACGCAATTCTTTTCGTCTtgccatctctctctctctctctcaccctcATTGTTTTGCTTTTCTTATAATCCCTATTCTTAGAAATTAGTAGTTAGTACCTTCTAAATAATCTAAGAAGAACAATTACAGTACAATTTGATACTGGTACTAGCATTTTCTTGTGATGCCAACAGGGGTAGATAGATACATGTACATACAAGAATATGTAATATGCGGTATTGAATCCAATTCGAGAATAAAAATGTCGAAAATCATACCAAAATATGCTACCAACGGAGACTAGGGACCATGACTCAGGTGCCTGTAATTATCAAAAATAGTAAGCTAAAGAACACAAGTGATGCATGGTAAAGAGTCGCGAGAAAGACACTGACTTTGAGTTCATTTTGCCTAAATTTTTTGGTGGGGCGATTTTTGGGTAGCAGCACTGCAAGTGGCTGGAGATGGTAGTGTTATTCCACAAGTGAATTGAGCCACCAAGCACATCCCATTCAGCCCCTCAGATAGAAAATGCCATGGATAAACCAGGGGAATAAGGTTGCTCAAGCACTTTACCATGTCTTCTCCTTCAATCAatattcatttcctttttcttggaCTGACCATTGAGTAGTATGCGAATGATTCCAGCATATGCGCCAACCCAAGCATCATGTAACAGAGCATGCAGAGCATAGGTACCGAGATCAACTAGTGAAATGCTAGAGCTTGATGTTTGGATGCTGGGAAAACTCTATTTCTAATTAATCTTACATTTCTTGGACATTTATTTGATGGTCTAAATTAGAGAGGAATGTAATTCCACGCAGAACTTCTTGAGCtacaaagagaagaaaacgtgCCCGCAAAATCTAAGCCTTGCATTGCATCAGACCAATGACTGACCATAAAAATGAAGGTCTGATTCGGATAGCACATATTGGTGCGCCATCTTAGTCACCCACCTCTCCCTCCTACCTTTCCtcttttcattatttacatTATCATCTTATACTCTTCTGTTGTGAACAAAACAGACTACCCCACTTGCCTAATGATCAAAATTGACTCCAAGAACCATTACTCATCAATCATAGGCCTCAAGATGGTCAATGAAGCTCTGAGAAATACCATGTTGGATGTGAAAAATTCAGTATTTTTCACAAGTGAATTAACTATATGGTAAATTCTGGGGCCCCTCAGAGGGTGAGCACATGTATAAAGTGGCTTGCtgtagaggaaaagaaaaagaaaaagaaaaagaaaaagaaaatgatactCATCATTTCAAGCCATTCATGTATGTACCTCTACTCTCATCATCTGTTATGGAGATGGGATGAGttaatttaaaatgatattCCACTCTTCAACCGTACACCCTATcaagataaaattatttgagtgTAATGACTGGCTCCAAGTTCAAACTTCCAAAGTATGAGAAAGACGATTCCAAGCATACGATTCCAGATTTGATTCCATGGAAGGCCCTTAAGTTGATGGAAAAATGCATTTATCAGAAAAGAATATCCCACTTTAGCCAAGGAAATCCACCTGTTTTCCCTTGTAAAATGGATTAAAAACCCATCTATTTTCCATAGATTATATATTGATTCAATCAAGTCATATATATACCTTCTTTTAAGAACACCCTAGAGGGTTCTTCCCCCTTGATGGGTCATATTGGTACAACATTAGACCATAGCCACCATGGATTTTCTGGAGTATATGCCCAACTTTGCATCTGTCATGTTTGAACATCACATGGTTTAGAGAGCAGGTAAGGGGGTTCTGATTCTGAGCCAACGtgttaagaacataaaatattcCTCTGAGTTGGGCATGCAGATAATGGAAATTTGGATTGGACTGGTTTGATTTATGACTCAATGAATTAGTACCGTGTGTCGCGCTTTATTAACTTATGATTGTACTCGGTGATTAAAGTATTGTTAGTCTTGAAATGGCTATACGAAGTTAGGTTGTAAGCTTAATCAAACTGACCCtgaaaagagattttgattctttgtagGTGTTAAGAATCAAAATCTTCAATTGGGATAGCAGATAAGAAAATCTTAGTTAGATGCGGATGAATGAATACCATATGTTGGGCTTCATTTTCAGGAATGAAGACAAACATTGAAGTACACAGAAAATTAAGAGGATAAATCCTATAAAAACAcatgaaaatgaaaggaatcTTGGATTCTTATCATGGGAATCCTctgtttccttttcctttatcatcaatttttaataatcaaaGGGGGCCATAGCTCTACTCCATCTTCATTTGATTAGATTGAGGTAGTTTGATCTGAGTTTTTCTATCATTTGAATTTTGTATAATTGACCCTttacttttttcctttcatcACTGCCATTGCTATCATTAGTTGACCATGGGAGGGAGAAAACCGACAAGTGCTTACACTAGTGGCAATTTGAAGCTTATTTTCCACCCTGAAGGCAGCCCATGCTCAGTTACATTTATGGGAAATTAGGCATGTGCATCGACTTTCTGCATAAAAAATTGCTTCTAACCA contains these protein-coding regions:
- the LOC100245828 gene encoding phosphate transporter PHO1 homolog 1; amino-acid sequence: MVKFSKQFEGQLVPEWKEAFVDYWQLKKDIKKIHLLSTATNNIPTANQQYSLPKTLFSSIRRFSLFGHERKDHGVIQVHKKLASSASKGDLYETELLEQIADTDAANEFFACLDMQLNKVNQFYRTKEKEFLERGESLKEQMEILIELKSALKRQRNKGSTAQDPKEDASISCTISCEEESIKDKTEQEPAQDNTADEFESNDVQFSDSLKSDEMGKSMRMKREDGKLRTLSGRVFNCQGKNLRINIPLTTPSRTLSAISYLVWGDLVNQSSRKCGPEGSKLNINKTKLHHAEKMIKGAFIELYKGLGYLKTYRNLNMLAFVKILKKFDKVTGKQVLPIYLKVVESSYFNSSDKVMKLEDEVEELFTKHFAEEDKRKTMKYLKPHQRKESHTVTFFIGLFTGCFIALFAGYVIMAHISGMYRGQSDTIYMETVYPVLSMFSLLFLHFFLYGCNIVMWRKARINYSFIFELAPTKELKYRDVFLICTTSMTAVVGVMFVHLSLVAKGNSYSRVQAIPGLLCLLFLLLLVCPFNIIYKSSRYRFLRVIRNTILSPLYKVVMLDFFMADQLCSQVPMLRNLEYVACYYITGSFKTQDYGFCMRTKHYRDLAYAVSFLPYYWRAMQCARRWFDEGQTTHLVNLGKYVSAMLAAGAKVAYEKERSVGWLCLVVVMSSAATVYQLYWDYVRDWGLLQFHSKNPWLRNELMLRRKIIYYFSMGLNLVLRLAWLQTVLHSNFEGVDYRVTGLFLAALEVIRRGQWNFYRLENEHLNNAGKFRAVKTVPLPFHEVDDED